The following proteins are encoded in a genomic region of Arachis stenosperma cultivar V10309 chromosome 4, arast.V10309.gnm1.PFL2, whole genome shotgun sequence:
- the LOC130975029 gene encoding uncharacterized protein LOC130975029, which yields MDLTQARVARKLQLEELECLRKEAYENALIYKDKTKAFLDHHIWKKDFQEGDEVLLYNLRLRFMPGKLRSRWEGHFKVKEIKPYGVVELFDPKSEATFKVNGHRVKKYHGYKLPKELEVFLLADAPREGEA from the coding sequence ATGGATTTAACCCAAGCCAGAGTAGCCCGAAAATTACAGCTAGAAGAGCTCGAGTGTTTGAGGAAAGAAGCGTATGAGAATGCCCTGATTTACAAGGATAAGACTAAAGCATTCCTTGACCATCACATCTGGAAGAAGGACTTCCAAGAAGGTGATGAGGTTCTCCTCTACAATTTGAGGCTTCGTTTCATGCCTGGCAAGCTCCGCTCTAGATGGGAAGGACATTTCAAGGTGAAGGAGATAAAGCCCTATGGAGTGGTGGAGTTGTTTGATCCTAAAAGTGAAGCAACTTTCAAGGTGAATGGACATAGAGTGAAGAAGTACCATGGCTACAAGCTCCCAAAAGAGCTAGAGGTGTTCCTATTGGCGGATGCACCTAGAGAAGGAGAAGCTTGA